The sequence TACCAAACCGTTTGAGCCCCGTTGAATCAATGGCTATCGCTGCAATTTTGTCATCTGGCCTTTCATGCTTTCTAAAGCGTGGCGCCGTGAAGTTGAGCTGCTTCAGCCGTTTTGACAGCAGCGTATAATCAGGGCATTGAAGTCTGGTCATGCCAAGCTTCGTCAGTAAACTTTCAATCAGCCCCTGAGCTTGACGTAAGGGAAGTTTATACACCAATCTGATGTAATGGCAGGCTTCGATGGTGCTGTCAGGATACTTAACGGATGAGCCGGTACCGTCATAAACGCGTTCGTCGTATTGCCAATTATTGATGATATCTTCAGATATCCAAATATCGAACCGCCCGCGTTGCTTGAGAGCCTGATTGTACTCACCATAGTTATTTAAGGCGTAGATATGCTTCTTAAAATGATGGCGTTTGGCGTCATTGTATTTGTAAGGAATTTGTTAATAAGCCAACCTGAATGAAAGGCTGGCTATGATAACTGAATTCAATGTTAATGGAATGATTGAGTGTTATCTGAGCGATTCAACAAAGCCGTGCATGAAAGAGCTAGCAAAAGCAGAGCCCGATATCGATGCACTCCTACCTTGGAACTTCAAACATTAACAACATCGCCCTGTGGGTTCATGGGGCGCATACGAAATGTCGTAGGAGGTGCAACAGAGTTTTGTTGTAAATGAGAATAGCTTTCAATACTATAAGGAGATCTCACCTATGACAGTAGTCTTCGAAATGCATTCACAATCAGTCACCAAGGTAAAGAAGGCGTTTCTTTCCGGTATATGGGCAACATTAATCAGCATTGCGATAGGTTTTACCTTCAAGATCTGGCTTGCGGGGTGGGTAGCAAAAGCCGATTTGGCGCTCTTTCATACTGTCGTTGATATCATTTCTCTGTCCATGATTCTGATGACGGGCTTCCGCTCATCCATGGTCGTGACGTATTCTCAAACCAAGAATGATATCGATATTATCAATATCTTCCGCTTTACCCTTATTTTCGTCGTTCTAATGACGTGGGGTGGGGTGATTCCTTACATCAAGCACAGCTTAGATATTGGTGTCGAATACTTACAGTTGGTGGGCATCATTTTTGGTTTGGGGCTTAAGCTCTACTTTACCAATTTAGTTGCCATGTATCGTTTGTACGATATCACTAACCGTACCACTTGGCTTGATCCTGCGTTGAACGTGGCTCTGTTTCTATTCGCTTACTATATTGCTGGATTCAGTACGTTAACGGCGTTGTTCTATGGTTTGACCATATCTTCGTTAATAACGGCACTCTATATGTATATCAGCCGAAGAAAAGAGATATCGACCCTGCCAATTAAGCCTGTGCTGCTTAATTCAGACATGTACGGTTATGTGAAAAACAGCTTTACTGCGACACTCGAAGCAGGAGCAAGCATTCTTATGATTTACATTGCTGTGTTGTTGACTATACGCTACTTCAGCGTCGATGAACTGGGTGATTTTCAGGTTGTAGTGCGTCCGGTCTTCACATACATGACGATGTTATTCGTATTCCCAATTTACCGCTTTGTTCTGCCTGAACTGTCTGTGAAGGTACGAAATGGTGAATTCTCTGAGATTCAGCTTATCCGTCGATGGGTGTTTAAGTTGTCATTTATTGTCAGCGGTGCGTTTTTCTTGACGATGCTGCTGTTTGGTTCGAACCTTGTAGAAGCGCTTTTCCCTGCTGAATATATCGGAGCGGTACCAGTACTGTTCCACTTCTCGATGTTCTTCATTTTTATGATGCTGAACGCCTACCAATTGGCCTACATTAAAGCAAACGGGCACTTTAAAACGAGTCTATTTATACGCCTCGCGGGTATCGCAATGCTCGTCATTATGTTCTATGTAATATCGGCGTTTACTGACAATGTCGTGGCAATCATTACCGCATTGTGCTCTGGATACATGATGATGTTTATATTATCGAGTTTCAAAGAGAAGCAGATTCGTGAGTCTCATTGGTGCTGAACTTGGCTACAACGATTACGCAAACTACAAAAAGGGTGCTGAAAAACTGTCGCCGACATCTATCTATGCATCTGCAAACATCGGTTACACATTCGACAACACGATCCGTCCATTCGTATTGGCTGGTTTAAGCTCTGTTGACCTAAACGCAAACAAGAGTGCTGGCTACGCTGGTGACAGCGGTACCGGTTTCCACTTTGGTGTTGGTGTTGAATACACGCCAATAGACCACCTAACATTACGCCTGATTTCGCAAGCAGATGCAGTAAGCGTAGAGAACGATTACGGGTCTAAGAAAGAAGACAAAACACTAGCATTCAGCAGCATTAGCTTCGGTGGTTCATACAATTTCTAATGTAGTTTGCCTACTTCGAACAACTTGACGTGACTAATTCAACTTTTTGGGGTATTGCGCACATTTCCCCGAAAAGTGGTTCTGTCACGCCTCTAAATTTAATTGCGCAACAAAGCCGTAGACGACACAAACGTGCCTGCGATAGTCGCGTTGGCATACCTCTGGACATAAATGTGGTCAGTGACTTTACTAAATGAGCAGTTGACGGATAATCTGAGGTATTGCAAACCCTCTTATCTATTGGCCAAAGCAACTCACCCACTACAATCAAGACTCCTTCTGATCTTGATGATTATGTTCGAAGACCGACTAACTGAATACTTGTAACCAAGATCAGTTACACAGAATTATTTACAGGGTCTTTTTATTGACATGTAAGTAATATTTGGTTATCTTTTGATTATCGATTTGAACTGATTGAATCGATAATAGTAAGAGTAGGATCGTTCGGATTGACTGGAAAGCATAGCTTACCATATATACCCTACCTCCCGCTGCCTTAGTAAGCTTATGCATATACTGTATTAGGGATAAGATGGTGATACATCATATCTTATAATTTCAGATGGTAGCGCCATGCAAGACATGGATAAACAAAGATTCATTTCTTTCAATAGGGATCACGGAACTTTATCAATGGCTCTTCTAACCTAGCGGTTATGAAGAGCCGTCTTGATCTTTAGCCTTCATTTTTGCTTTCTTCTTTTTCTTCTTGTAACTCTTCTTCGCTGCTTTTTTAGCTTTCCCTTCAAATGGTTTTCTTCCAGACAGAATATTTTTAAGCAAAACTAGAAACGGCTTACTTGTATCATCTGGTGTGATTAGTTTTTTGGCACGAAAATCATCATCTGTAACAACGAATGCTGTTTCACAAAACATATTGATGTTTTTGTTGTTAGTTTTATGTAGTGTGAAAAGTACTATGTAGTTTTTATCTTTTTCTACTGATAAAAGCCCTGTAAGTGTTTTTCGGTGATCTCCTTTCTTCGAATGAGGTAAGACACAAATGTTATGGAGATTGCTTTTTAGAAAGTCGATAAAACTAGGAAAAAAGCTTCGGTTCTCTGTGTATTTGTCATTGCAAAAAACGCGCAATTCATTGCTGAGAGTTCTTTCTTGGGTTACTGCTCTATAATTGTTAGAGTAGTGTTCATATCTTCTAAGAAGCTCGCCTGTTTGATCTAATGCTTGAATGCTATCTTTGTCTTGATCAAATGCGCGACTGTATAGGTGGTTTGTGGGAACAATGTTTATATTGAGTTTGATTAAATGCTTTGACTCTGTTTCGAATTCATCTATAACAAACCCCTTATCTTTAAGGTGTGTTAAATCATAGCTAACCATGCTTCCTTGTTCATTTTGAATATTTACAACCCAATGTCCTTCCTGAATATGCACAAGTTACCTCTTAGCATTTGATTTAATGAGTTATAATACTAGAGTGAGTATTGCTTTGTCTTAAACTTTTTATATCTGATGGACTCATTACGAAATCGTTCCAATGTAGAATTGAGCTTGATATTATTTAACGAGGAAAAATCGTGTCACGTCTATTACTTGATGATGCTGTATTAAAACTGATTGATGCAAAGCTAATGCTCAATGGTCACGTTACGGCTTTGTTGAATCGCTCAGATAACACTCAATTATTCCATTAACATTGAATTCAGTTATCATAGCCAGCCTTTCATTCAGGTTGGCTTATTAACAAATTCCTTACAAATACAATGACGCCAAACGCCATCATTTTAAGAAGCATATCTACGCCTTAAATAACTATGGTGAGTACAATCAGGCTCTCAAGCAACGCGGGCGGTTCGATATTTGGATATCTGAAGATATCATCAATAATTGGCAATACGACGAACGCGTTTATGACGGTACCGGCTCATCCGTTAAGTATCCTGACAGCACCATCGAAGCCTGCCATTACATCAGATTGGTGTATAAACTTCCCTTACGTCAAGCTCAGGGGCTGATTGAAAGTTTACTGACGAAGCTTGGCATGACCAGACTTCAATGCCCTGATTATACGCTGCTGTCAAAACGGCTGAAGCAGCTCAACTTCACGGCGCCACGCTTTAGAAAGCATGAAAGGCCAGATGACAAAATTGCAGCGATAGCCATTGATTCAACGGGGCTCAAACGGTTTGGTATGGATGAATGGCACCAGGAAAAACATAAGGTTAATGCAAAACGAAGCTGGCGAAAGGCGCACTTTGCTGTTGATGAAGCTCACTTCATTCAAGGCGCAGTCCTCACCGATAAAAACACGATGGATGATCAGGTTGTCGGGGTGCTATGTCAGTCCATCATTACGGATGTCGAGCACGTCAGTGCCGATAAAATGTATGATACCAATG is a genomic window of Vibrio crassostreae containing:
- a CDS encoding lipopolysaccharide biosynthesis protein, yielding MHSQSVTKVKKAFLSGIWATLISIAIGFTFKIWLAGWVAKADLALFHTVVDIISLSMILMTGFRSSMVVTYSQTKNDIDIINIFRFTLIFVVLMTWGGVIPYIKHSLDIGVEYLQLVGIIFGLGLKLYFTNLVAMYRLYDITNRTTWLDPALNVALFLFAYYIAGFSTLTALFYGLTISSLITALYMYISRRKEISTLPIKPVLLNSDMYGYVKNSFTATLEAGASILMIYIAVLLTIRYFSVDELGDFQVVVRPVFTYMTMLFVFPIYRFVLPELSVKVRNGEFSEIQLIRRWVFKLSFIVSGAFFLTMLLFGSNLVEALFPAEYIGAVPVLFHFSMFFIFMMLNAYQLAYIKANGHFKTSLFIRLAGIAMLVIMFYVISAFTDNVVAIITALCSGYMMMFILSSFKEKQIRESHWC
- a CDS encoding IS5 family transposase; this translates as MYALNNYGEYNQALKQRGRFDIWISEDIINNWQYDERVYDGTGSSVKYPDSTIEACHYIRLVYKLPLRQAQGLIESLLTKLGMTRLQCPDYTLLSKRLKQLNFTAPRFRKHERPDDKIAAIAIDSTGLKRFGMDEWHQEKHKVNAKRSWRKAHFAVDEAHFIQGAVLTDKNTMDDQVVGVLCQSIITDVEHVSADKMYDTNAVYQTLENHFPNAEIVIPPKDNIFADEAHHPKRMSNLIGCFALGIIGWQSVRQYGKRNISETAMQRYKNIIGNTLHSREFENQSKEMLLGCSILNRFTHLGMPKSYRVA